One Archocentrus centrarchus isolate MPI-CPG fArcCen1 chromosome 14, fArcCen1, whole genome shotgun sequence DNA window includes the following coding sequences:
- the LOC115791859 gene encoding hepatitis A virus cellular receptor 1 homolog: MKVVLLLALLTASECDSTKVKGQTGQNVTLSCKYDRKYYGALDVCWERGEIPRSHCYNQLISFDGNTVKTRASSRYELLGRLEDGDVSLTILNLTEGDAGRYGCRVEIRGWFNDEKHHFDLTVVTAPQIHTSAASHTETPSEPTAAAQTGGPRVTAAGHMTSGVSRSSSSMMSSSEKSFLTVSSSSRIHVSVPTLTESCE, translated from the exons ATGAAGGTCGTGCTGCTGCTCGCGCTCCTCACAG cCTCTGAATGTGACAgcacaaaggtcaaaggtcagacagGTCAGAACGTCACTCTGTCCTgtaaatatgacagaaaatactaCGGAGCTCTGGACGTTTGCTGGGAACGAGGAGAAATACCACGCAGTCActgctacaatcagctgatctcCTTTGATGGAAACACAGTAAAGACCAGAGCTTCCAGCAGGTATGAGCTGCTGGGCCGACTGGAGGACGGAGACGTTTCTCTGACCATCCTGAACCTCACAGAGGGAGACGCTGGACGCTACGGCTGCAGGGTGGAGATACGCGGCTGGTTTAATGATGAGAAACATCACTTTGACCTGACCGTCGTCACAG CTCCACAGATTCACACATCAGCAGCCTCACACACAGAGACGCCCTCAGAGCCGACAGCAGCCGCTCAGACCGGAGGTCCCAGAGTCACAGCTGCAG gtcacatgacctccgGAGTCAGCCGTTCCTCCTCCAGCATGATGAGCAGCAGCGAG AAGTCTTTCCTCACAgtcagctccagcagcaggatCCATGTGAGCGTCCCCACTCTGACAGAGTCGTGTGAATGA